The Toxorhynchites rutilus septentrionalis strain SRP chromosome 1, ASM2978413v1, whole genome shotgun sequence genome contains the following window.
ttggaccccgaactctatggtcacaaaaatgtcgcattacaggtccatccaattatctaaatgtcgagctaaatataaattactgtactttcaatctagaagcaatttaagaattggtgaaaattgaataatcgggaaagtccccaaccttcaataagctcagcacaactgccaaattctcatactcatcatatcctggcaaacaaattatgaaaaaatcaatttgtgttttattattattttggatattatttttgaaagcattgaactgtatttcgtaaactcttttttggaaggtttaatggccctgaaaagcgccgtggttTATGGTGGCtgcttttgccaccaaagcagtccgTATAGACAAACTTTTACCTTcttctaccagctgccgttttgcgattgcgtttgccactcactgaaactaattgttgccttgatgagcgccgaaccgaagctgcgctgttcttgatgcgggttttctgattgtcgtgagcagctttacaagccaactcgagcactccgacggccgaaactctataatcgctgttaggtatactggtgcttcggcaccaatccgttcggcctagttacccttgcggagcaatcagtgaatgcgaccaacagggaactggagacctgcacggttcgagtgagactttgcctttcccttaacttgtcctcctttgttacgtccacgatgccgatgccgtacaacctcacgggtttacggtttgaaagaaaataagatatttttttggggtccgcgtgttttatactctagcggtacacactcacaggatagagacaaatcggcagactcagccagaggggcgagtccaacgagacgaacgaatgagcgttaaaagggagcgatggcaaaaaaaatacattcattacgatttgttcgctcgttggattcacatgcaagctaaaaagggtccttttcaggatcacaaaattatcttcaatctaaagagtttattgttttgttatcactcgatatccccgacttgttcggctaaacctttctgtttagcgattgcatttgccactcaccacagcacgtcgcattaccaccactcagtgtcggattggaggtaattttaacctgtaattgaacatttgcgatgacagtggtacagtgtcgactttcaatgtggggtcataatttggactccgaactctatgtttacaaaaatgtccaactaaatatgtcgcattacaggtccgtccaattagctaaatgtcgagataagtgtaaattactgtactttcaatctagaagcaatttaagaattggtgaaaattgaataatcaggaaagtccccaactatcaagaagctcagaacaactgccaaattcacatactcatcagatcctggcaaacaaattatgaaaaaatcaatttgtgttttattattattttggataatgttttagaaagcattgaactgtatttcctaaactcttttttggaaggtttaatggccctgaaaagcgccttgttttatggaatggttccaatttagaaaacttagtactcgtggttttgaaaaaaaaaaccatttcgaacgccctcgatgccgccttgttctggatttgccaccaaagcagtttgtataaaaaacaaacttttttcttctgctatctgatgccgttttgcgattgcgtttgccactcgccactcgctgcaactgcctgttgtcttgatgtccaccgaaccgaatgtgttctgttccgaatgcgggttatcttatcgtcgcgagcagctttgccagctaactcgatcacttcggcggccgaaactatataacgccggctaggtggactggtgcactggtactaacgcgctcggcctagctacccttgcggggaactccagagcaacacggttcgagcgggattttgcctttcccttcacttttcctcctttaccatgtccagacatggctgcttgggttggtttgttgatgtattgtgatgcgaaccgatgtggtgtacggtttggatgagaatgatcgttacggcagcggagcggggattttcaaactgactggctggctcgagaattacgcatgtgtgagactgcgaccaatgtttcgttaatttttttttctttttcctttctaatcgtgcttcattctatttcgctgctgctctggttgcccgttttagtcggtacgatttgaggagcacaaagtggaccaatcaaaaatgggcacatagtgcatttggacaatgcttgatatttcccaattattcaattatttatctcaagaaaaatgaaatgttattcgttatgatagatgcgtagatatatttcctatcaattgatgcaaaaacctttgcgatctattgagaaatgctcgagttataagcgttccaaatcttgcattttttcccacttgttcagtgcctagatttccatttcaccccctatatcttccggttagacgtagtcctacgtcaaaaaacgaataaaacaagttttttttgactcgattatatacaggattcgatgatatacagtgaaaagaaatcagaaactgtatataagcgagtccgcgctgtattacaaaaatttcgatgcgttctaaaataatattcgaagtggcaaacaagtggattgcataatataattgcgtagttctacgtcgaaaatatgcggtcgtgtcctagatacaaccccttacaatttttttgttgtcGCTGCTAGGTAGACTGGGGCACCGGACCAACGCGCTCAGCAAAGTTACCTTTGCGGAGCAACTGGCGAATACATCCTATGGGGAACTGCAGATAAGCACGGTTCGAgcgagactttgcctttcccttaatacATCCAGATATGACTGCTTTTTCGAGATTTAAGTTCGATTAGGTGAACGGAATATATCGCCGGTCCGATTGGTTTTGGAgttctttgggaaacctgagtttcccaaaaataactcaCCGTCGTGAATGGAGTTCTGTATAGTGTATATGCTATGAATAACATAAGATATTGTCGGGACGATTGATTCTAGAGCAATTTGGATTGGTTTTCGATTGAAAAAATTcggataaataatagaatatatagccgGTACAATTAATTGTACAAAATTTCCTTTTCAGGTTACCTAAAGACAATCTTTGCCACATGTTGTGACACATGAAATTTTCGGATTTTAATTTCGTCGAATGGtcgattgatgtaaacggaTGTAAACGGATACAAGATTACTTGGGCTTcattttcatatcaaataagTAAATGGAACAAATTAACCCTATGATCTTCTGAACTTTAGAATGGATCTTGGATCGATTGaacgaaaaatgtcaaaaagcAAAACTGATCATGAAATAagaagggtgagggagggataaTATTTATGCATTGTGAATTTATATTACATAAAATTGGTAGAACTGGagcacaaatataaaaaaaactggataatatttatataaactgGAAGAGTTTAgagtttaactgtttgactggatcgggtaaaaaaactggaagaatccagtttaaattagaacattggcaacgctgctcaCAGGATAGAGCGGGTCCACCGAGATGAACGAACGAAAAATGAAAGGAAGCgacagcaaaaaaaatcaatcgtaCTGtttgctcgttggattcacacgcAGAtctttctaacaaacacgatgacatcgaagactagtggaaaagccgccaaaaagtccAGAAatgcgcagaagaatatctcgaaATCCGACGCTAAGAAAAGAAGATTCACAGGAAAGAATCgtatgctatctacatcataaaGAGCTGAAGCAGGTTCATCCCGACATCGGTATCTCTTCGAAGGCGACGAGTATCGTGAACAGCTTCGTCAATgacatctttgagcgtatcgcaACGGATGCCTCGCGTCTGCCCACTACAGCAAGCGTTCAACCATTACGTTCCGGGAAATTCAGACCACAGTCCGTACTAAGAAATGCTCAAGTTATGAGCGttcagaatctttcattttttcctacttgttcagtgcctagattttcattttacctccaTATCTTCCAGATAGACGTATTACGACGAATTAAATTTAGTTAGCACTATTTTTACCATTTTCATCATGCGTCATCAGAATTTCTGTCGATAATTCTAATCAAAAGTTAATAAACGCAGCTATTATGCCTTGCTTTATCAGGTGACATATAAACATCACAAACATCTATAAATACATCAGATAGTCCAAATCGGTAGACAAGTTACGGAAAATAGATATCAAGCTAACATGTCGATTGAGAAAGAAAGCAGGGAAGTAGTGCGGAAGACAATTAGAATCATTATAATCGCCGTGAGAATGATAGTATACATTCTCTTGCGAGGAAGACAGTGTAAGCACAAAGCGactataaataaaaacatttattatttattacagacattCACAGTTAAAGCGCAGTTGTGGAAAGAACAATTTTTAACGAAAAACATACGCCAATCGGACAGCCCTCTATTTATATATCGTAAAAACAAGCTTCACATATTCTCGTGGCCATTTGTCTCCCACCGGCTGCCGAACTTCACCGCAGgaattttaattgttttattTAGAAATGTTTATGTTATGTTTAGATAGTTGAACACCTCAAGAAAGAGAAAGGATGAACTGCCCTCCAAAAGAACACATTCCACCGTTCTGTGGTGACACATCCAAAAATACAGCAGGAGGCCAACTCGCTGTCTTTCTCTAGGTTAACAAAATATGCTGTCGACCCGATCTCTTCCGACTTCTATTCATGGCAGCTGACATCTATACATAGTTTACTGCACTGTGTGAGTTGTGAGCCATTTGTACACTCGCCGAGAAGCGAAAGGCCAACGAATCGGTTAAAGAACTGACGATCATTCGTGCTTCCGGATAATGATCGCACTAGCCTTTCATGTTATTGCAAGCGGAGTTTGATGTATGGCATACTTTTCTTCTTCTGTTAAAGAATAAAGTTTGAATTGCTCATTCCATTCGTCATCTCATAgcccaaaaaaataatacaatctGGACGTTTCACCTACATACTGTTACACACTACAAAATTCCTTATTTCTCGTCATGTCAATATATCATTCAAAGATTTCTTTTTCTGTCGTCATTACAGTGAAGTCGATGTAAAATGTGTTTCAACAAGCAACGATCGCGTAAGAAGGGTAATGACGCTTAAACAATTAAAACAAACATTGCATCAGTGATTGGGGTTTCAGCTATAGATAGTGAGATATATTATCTCGCGACATGTGGGGTGTAGATGAAAGCGTTTTCGTTTTATGTATTCTCCTAATATTGACATCGAGAAACGAAATGTTCAAACTATTGATTAACTATAACCGAGTTCATTGAAGAGATCAAATCGTTAAATCGTAATGAAAGCAAAAATCGGCACTATTCATACATGAATAAAAGTACTTCTGAACATTGAATTACAATTGTTATTAGAAAGCAGTTCAAGCTACCTTGGAATGCAATTGGATGGTGTTCGATCCACTTCCCAAGCCGCAAAAAGCTTCATCGGAACCGGCTTGGTCATTGCTAAACGCTCGAATTTCGCTGTCGTTTTATCGCTCATCTTGGGGGCAGCTTCTGTAATCCGTATTATATTCCAGTAAGAAGGGGGTGTATTCCTATGCGCGTTCAAGCTGGTTCAACACTCATCTGGAGCGACGACTAAGACGGCCACAACTTAGCACAATAGCACTCTGCCCGATTCTATCCTGGCCTATTTGCAGCAGACTGATTTAATTTCACTTTTGTTTTGGCGAGACACAATGAATTAATTGTGTGCAAATAGCTATGGGCGTGAACCGATTCGAGTAGGCATTATTAATTTGACAGATAAACCTTTTCCCATCCATAAGCGTAGGTGGCAAGGATTTTCTTTTTGGCCTACTATAACACTTGGTTTTCGATCAAACTTTATGTTTGCCGAAAAAGGCGGTGTCGCAATAACTTTTCACTCTTTATTATTACACCATTTTCTGCGCTCTTGCCACTGCAATCACACTTCAATTATGGTGCTCTTCCTATCATTGATTTCGGGGATCACAAGTGAAAACAATTATCTCTTTTCTCGTACACTTCTTCTCGATAAATTTCCTCCGTTTCCAATTTTTGTGCTGTTACTCATGGAAACAACTTATTAATCTTCTTATTCTCCGCCCGTTGTCGCGTTTCTTTGTTGGCCAGCGAACCTACCCGGGCGAGGAAAcaccaagcaaataattcctccGTGCGATTGGATAAGAAATGTTTTTCACTACTCAACGATGCTACAAACACTATCACTGGCGACAAAATAGGATATATTCTCAATTTCACTGAACTTGGGCGCTTTCCGACGAAGACACATCCGCACATAAATAAATTTTAACTACTTATGAATGAACGCAGTCTAGTAGCGACTGTGAGCACGAACTCCGACAACTTCGAGAAAGAAACAAATTATGCAGAAAGCACAGCAACAGACAGAGAAGAAATCAGTTTGTGGGAGCAAAAAGACCAAAAAGACGGCGGCTGTCGATGCGCAAAAATCCGTTTTTCCATTTGTCGGAATCAATCAAAAGCTGTCAAACTATGAAGTTTACCAAGATCAAAACAATATCAGTAGTACTCACGGGTCAATATAGTTACCTAGGAAGACGCTCTACACGCAGAGTAACCCGGAACAAAAAGTGATTGGTGCTCTATGCAGCTGAGCACACTCGCGTTAGGCCGAGGATATAGTAAACGCTATGTGATGTGGGCACGGGTGCGGACCCGCTCTTTTGTTTACGAATGTGGAAATCGAATGCAAACCGCCCAGACATGACGATATGCGATGCGGATTTCAATGTGGCGTAACTGTGGCAcctgggtgacgtctttagggaacccctattgaactgacaggagccagcatatcgagtatcccactgacattttcccttagTTTTTACATGAATTAGGTATCCTACTGACAgctctgcttgagattttgctaacgatcttAGCACCCGGCTGGTTTGTGGAGTATTTTGCCGCGAGCGAACGCAAGTGATTAttgccagacgattttcataaatatcttcatCAAACGAAAATAACTCGTTTGCGGGAAAGCTCATTCGTTTACGAATgcggaaatcaaatgcaaactgcccggacctgacatagtaaacgcgatgcgaaTTCGATTTTAATGCGGCGAAACTGTgtgtggagtgttttgccgcgagtgaacgcaagtgatggttgccagatgatttatctatatatatatatatcttcacAACCGAACTCATCgatcaaaaatgaaaattgagtTATTGAGAGAAAAAGTAACCAAATGCCACTGAAAAAATGTTTCACTTGCTGTACCTTCAATTTAGATTTTCGTCTGaagcttttttgagaaaaatgcaatttattatcaaatttaatatctcacaattcaactgtttacaaaatgaagaTGTGTTATCATATGCTTGTGCTGGGTTGTTTGCATGTGgaatggagtggaatgaaacatcaaaaaacgcgcgatctgaagcgatcagtatgtcatagTACGCGATGAGCTCTGATTCATcgctccgcatcgcatcgcatcgcaccgcGTTTACTATGGTCTCAGCCTCATGCATAtaagaggcgatctggcgtagttgtAACATCCAtgtctctcacgctaaaggtcacgagttcaattctcactcccgacattcttccaaaaatggatataaaagtgacgaaccagtcaaaagtgttgaaagtcactatattacagacaaaaaaaaatgcttgtAATGAAAACAACTTTTGATGTTTTTTATATCTATTGCAATGAGTTCTAAAAACACGATATAACGTTAAGGGCTTTCCattcaccagaaaaaaaacgaTCTTCAATATCGTTGATCGTGGCTTATCACACAGCATCCAGGAAAATACATGctcatgaaaatgaaaattgcctttgattgagcgaataaaaaaataatataagacacttgagaaaaattaatcaaatatcgtggaggcgatctggcgtagtggtaacatccaaacctctcacgcagagatcacgagttcaattctcactcctgacatacttccaaaaatggaagtaaaagtgacgaaccagtcgaaatgtattgaaaatcactataatagtgaaaagaaaaataaccaAATACCACtgagaaaaatgtttcattaGCTGTACCGCCAATTTAGATGTTCAGTTGAagcttttttttgtgaaaaatgttACATACATACAATTCATTACTAAATTCAATatctcacaattcaactgtttacaaaatgaagacatggtATCATATGTGGCATTCTTGGGCTGGGTTATTTACATGTAgaatggagtggaatgaaacatcaaaaaacgcGCGATCTAAGGCGATCAATATTTCATAACACGCGAAGAGCTCCAATTAATcacttcgcatcgcatcgcacctcatcgcgtttactatgtcctcgcCCTTAGGCTAGGCGCcaattgagacgcgtatagcgtgagtaacttggcgcgacaTAGCGCCTGTTTTGTGGATTATGAAAATAGagagaacggcgcaaattggccgaGTGACGCGagatttagcgtctaaactatcaaacacaacaaacaagttccCAATCTGAGTTtttaactcaagagaaattcaatgaaaagaacgtttaccaagtgttatgattcggtttgttcatgctacccaccactaaccgtctatagcgctgcgcacagtacaactgtagccatgtacaatggtggaacaggtcggtacagatacagcgatggtaccgagttgcttgcatggttctagcgctgtaaatggtgacagacatacaattttcgatgtacaacgctagtacggttgtatgtctgtcataagtattacgaAGTCGTAGTGAATGTATCACACCAAAGTAATTATCGGCATAGATGGATTGAGCGGGCAGTGTCATCCGCTATGTTTTATTGTCACTCTCTCATACACACTGCTAAAACTGTTATTCATGTTCTACTTTGTTTTATACAAAGATCAGTTCGTTTATTTTAACACGTATTGATATTATGGCCAACTAATGGAGATACCACTTGTCAGccgttttaaatttattttggttTCCTTCTTTCATCTTCTCTTTCACATGTATTTCTTATGACAAACATACAATTGTACTAGCGTCGAagattgtatgtctgtcactatgcagagcgctagaaccatgaaagcaactcggtacaatcgctgtatctgtaccgacctgttccACCATTGTACATGGcaacagttgtactgtgcgcagcgccatagacggttagtggtgagtagcatgaacaaaccgaatcaaaacatttggtaaacgatcttttcattgactttctcctgagttaataactcagattggaaacttgtttgttgtgtttgatagtttagacgctaaataaaaatctttttcattgaaatatttcataaaaattggtcaaatttccgattgtcagtttgacatgcggtacaatgcaCAACCAAAGAATAtctgtcatgctacgatggtacctgtacaacgctgtacacgtacaaagctagtacagctgtatgtctgtccatgatataacagttcggttgaaaagttcataaggttaacgtctagatggcgcctcttgtaaaaatctacttgactatcacaaagcaccatctttcaatggatacgtgtcaaaatttgacagcaaccgatcgattggttcgtgagttacagcattgagagtgaagcaacttttgttattgtacaaaaaaatggaaaaatccgaatttcgtgtgtaattgcatgaattgggcttcgaattgcttccgcatccaccgtattctccagatctggccccagcgACTGTTTTCTGTtcacagacctgaagagaatgctcgctggcaagaaatgtAAGACCGATGataaagtgattaccgaaactgaggcctattttgaggaaaaactgaaagttgcaagatcgctataatcgctgtatcgccctcgccCTCGTTGaatgataaaattgaattttgcaaaataaaaaatagttttactgtgttaccttataaagtTTTCAGTCGAACAGTTATACGAATGTTTTTGTGTTGCGTGCATGATGTAACCTGTTATAGGGAATGTGTTTCTCTGGAGACAGGCAGCTTTCCCGGAGAGAATATGAGAAAGTTGAGCAAGGATGTGTCATACAAAGCCTCGGGTTTCCCGTGGTCGACTCTCCGATCCTGAGATTAGATTCCTGAACGTGAGAACGAGGAGATGTCTTTACAGGGGCCTGGGAGCGTGACCAGACTTTGCGAGGGCTCCTCTGGTGCCAATCGGATCGGTGAAAATGCGTTCACGCGGTGAATGATGAAATATATCGCAGAGACGATTGTTTCTAGGATGGTTTTCTTGGTTACCTTCTctggtttcccaaaaataactatCCATCGTCACGATTGCAGTTCGACACAGAGTAGTCGTGATGAATAATGGAACATATCGCCGGGTCGACTGGCTTCAGAGGAATTTTCTAGGTTactttctcaggtttcccacagttaacTATCCGCCGATGCgattggttttcaataaaaggTACATGCGATGAATactattatattatatatagccGGGCCAAATTAATTTTACAAATGTTCCTTCGCAGAATACCTAAATATAATCTCTGCCACGTGTGGTGACACAAGAGATTTTAGGATTTTTGTtccgtcgagtggtcgatagtttacatttacataatcacataacTTACTACACTGAATCTTGATTCTCACCTTTCCCCTCTAATaaatatcccttccatgataatagCCAGAGAACTACGATATAGAGACGAcctttctggccttcgggcggcgattatcatactaacattcctttccttctCCTGGTGACTCGAGTACTGATAGTTTTGTAGCACCACTTAGGTATGATTTGCCCTAgtgtaaatcaaggcgcttagaagtatatcctaaggtgggccaacttgtcaaaaccacttttcagccatcttggaagtctactgtgttttgtttgtaaacaatacacaatgCGCTTGTGCGCAAGTTCGtttgtgatcagtctgtctctttctcgcttcaagcaaataattcctctTCTGCTTTCtaccgtactgttttcatatatcgCTCCCCTAGCCCACTTAgagacgaaacggcctcaccttaggatatacatctaggcgccttggtgtaAATAATCAATATGTATAAACCTTGAAATTACtgtcaaaatccaaattttcatttacattttaGATCACAGTCATTTGTTTATGTTTAATATCTTATTTAACTTTATTGAATAATATGGCTAAAATTCACGAAGCATTGAAGCCAATTCAATGGCTTATTGGTACCTGGGAAGCAATCAGTGCTAAGGGTAGTTATCCAACTATTAAAGATTTCACATACAGTGAGACGATTAAGTTCGAGTCTATGGGGCAGCCTTTGTTGAACTATGAATCACGTTCAAAACATCCGGTATCCGGTGCTCCGATGCATCTGGAAAATGGGTTTCTACGAATCAAGCCAGGAACAAGTCAGTTGGCA
Protein-coding sequences here:
- the LOC129778040 gene encoding peroxynitrite isomerase THAP4-like — its product is MAKIHEALKPIQWLIGTWEAISAKGSYPTIKDFTYSETIKFESMGQPLLNYESRSKHPVSGAPMHLENGFLRIKPGTSQLAFMISHNFGLTVLEEGFATEKGFELESKSICRMSFSKEPSVKALKKIYKLNENGTLEVRTDMETSNTEMTNHLVAIYKKSE